The Rhopalosiphum maidis isolate BTI-1 chromosome 4, ASM367621v3, whole genome shotgun sequence region CACGTATAATATCTTTCGAGGTATGTCCTGAAAGAACGTATTCATGCGTGTTCggtctttttaatttaataaacattttagtatttaatatttgtctgagtttaattatctataccaataatacaaaaacaaccTTGCCATAACTTGTctattacgataatattaagttgtgtttttttttgttttactttaaatttaaaatttaaaatggcgTCACGAGTTTTAAGTTACaaacgattaatttattatgaaaaaaagtcACGCACAGaatgttaatgtttttaatattttatactaaaatattaaacgcgaccaaatagtaggtatacttattatttgagAGTAGGAATACAATTGACGGGAAGAAACGAACGGAAATACGGAATTTTTTCAAAGACACGTTGACACTATATTACGTTTTTGTGTATATGTGTTTCTATTACATAACAGAAAAAATTTGTGTTTGGTACTGTATACTATTTGattggttaaaatatttgtagatatAGTAACACTTGACTTAATTTAGTTGATTCGATTTCACTAATCTTATTGGTATACTATTGTCAGTCATCGGAAATGCAAAGTCAATATGtcagcataaaataaaaataacaatataataattaataatcattaaaaaaaaaaaaaaaaacataaaatcgaGAACTtgcaactatattatattataatttatggatacattattatgcataaatatatttttggtactatatcagtataataccataacaataacatacaTGATTGTGTACTATTCGCACAGAATAGTATAACAttcgtaaaataatacctatattatatatattaaatactgtttGGAAAAcatgacataaatatatatatatgaataatatgaggTATTACGTATAGTCGCAATAGTAAgcacgaaaattaaaaaaaaaagactagcgattttctctttctttttaaaaaaaaaaacaacgaaatacaaatattcattGTATATTCGTGTTTGAAGATAAATAGGCATTCGTTTCAATCTATCCAAACATCGTTTTTGTGCTATAACATGAGCAATATGAGAAGGGACGGTACATCGCGTAAACTAAACAAACGACGTCgacaaagtttttaaattcttaatatatatgtatatacaataagcgctaataatatttttttatagacaataaaaaataagaaaaataacatacaataataatattatacaactgatACACTCGCGTATAAAGCGAGATCTCACGcagttttattgttgtattataaatatataccggGTAGGCCGGATGACGGCAattcgtaataaatatttctgtcGTGCCGTATACCGGTATACCTATTgcaaaagttttttaatattattatttttttagacgtGCGACATACGTGATACTCATAGACgagtgataatataatattataattaacggAAACGACACGGTCGAACGGAATCACATCGTCGTCGCTGCCGGTTTTTCTTCCGGGCGGAAGTGGCGTCGGGGGCGACGGCGGTGGAGACTTGTCACAGGCGCTCGCCACTTATGCATGTGGTGATGTTGTAGTACGCGTTGTCCGGGAACCTGTCCAGCTGTATGTAGTCGGTTTCGTCGACCAGCAGCTTGTCGAGCAGTCCCATGAGCTCGGCGAAGTCGGGCCGGTCGTCCGGACACTTGTCCCAGCAGTAGAACATGATGTTGTATACCTCGCGCCGGCAGTGTTGCGGTTTGTCCAGCCGATAACCGTCACGGATGCGCTTCATGACGTCCGCCGCGGCCACTCCCGGGTACGGCGTTGAGCCGAGCGTCACGATTTCCCACATAAGTACGCCGAACGACCAGACGTCCGACTTGGCCGAGTACAGGTTGTCGAACAGCGACTCGGGCGCCATCCACCGGATGGGTAGCCGGCCCTCGGACTTGCGCTCGTACACACGGCTGCTGGCCACGTCCCGAGCGAATCCGAAGTCGGAGATCTTACACGCTCGGTCTTCCGTCACCAGTATGTTCCGGGCTGCCAGGTCTCTGTGTATGATCTGCGAACAACGTATATACGTGTGTTATTAATGCGTACGTACTCTACTATcactacttatataaatttataatacgtgaagtatataatatgtattattaatgtgaGGCAACAGtggtttagaaaaaaatgcaattggCGGAAATGAATTTAGTACCCCGCAACGACACATATGCAAAAActacaacttttttttcatcctCTTTCCGTTTACCATCCGACACTACTCacgttttattcttttttgttgtaatttatttgaaacgcttttaaataatatttgctgGTAATGATTTCCATAAATTACTacgtttttactaaaaaacattGATCGAATCTCAAATGGAGGACAGGTGCCTCCATCTCCCCTATCAAAATCACCACTGATAACAGGTATACGGGCGCTTCTAAGTAGTGCAGGCGCAGATAGGTCGTGGTGCCAAGTAAAGTCTATAaccattaaaatttacttataataaaacgtaGGATGATTCGAAGTGTTCATAATATCacgttataatatgcaaatgaTTTGATAGTGTAGGTAGTAAAAACTTATCTAGCGTTTGGCGAATGCTGGGATTTAAAGCCTTTAAAGGGAatacgttatatttatattttattgtggaCATCTATGTTATAagttttgtatgatttttatgttCGCCTGCTAtaagaaaatatcaaaaaccatgtaaaatattatttatttgtgggACAAAAAGTTTTTACAGGAGGAATCAAAAAACGTTAAGTAGATTTTCTATTCCATCTcaccaatattaataaatttcaaagtttgtatggaaaaaaacaattaacactCGGGTGTATCATAAAAGGTATTTTAGGTTGACTAAAAACATCGAGTgctttaaaatagaataaattgttCGGAATTATACGAATCAGTCTCACAGTCAAAATCgttgtaatgtttttaatttatgggaACCATTGTCTTTGAATAGCTTGACCAATACCAATATGACTATAGCGATTTTCGTGGGATGCTGTTAtacttaactaaatattatatacaatgctggaatatatttttcaactcaTTTAAGTCAAactgttatacatattaaaaaacaatttttttatttctattaaaatcattatatttataaacttcatTGCTAGTTAAAATTACTACAATGAGTATATTGCAGTAACGTAACTATGGGATGGTAAGACACGGCAATGCTCCGGGGCCCTAGACTTGGAGGGCCCCGGCGGGGCCTTCGACTCTTGTAagtacaatttgtattataaaaaagcgTGGGAAAATGGGTattgctctgctgtatagtgtatagtagagatggtgagtaggtcactatttgaatgcaatgacaggtatcattgtatacgaaaaacgattctgaacggagatgatttgtcagtctagtataattagtaggatatattatattattacctatatttaaattgtaatatattgttatttatgttttctatattgaagctggagttttttttttacagttatttgaaggaaaacttatggaaaatattgtattgggttttttaaccttaggtataaatcacaaaaatgttatgaattttcaacttcaaaatttctTGCTAATTTTTGCGATTTTGACATATGTCGTtaacatttgaacttaaaatgcttataaaaaaaaattataactaacgttttttgatttttttttttttactaagatAAGTGCAACtcataataaaccttgtattaaattttaaagattttttggaaagccaaaatttttttatcggcatttcaaaaaaaaaatttagaaaaatcaaaaagctttaaaattcaaaatatttgaaaattcctgaacatttttttgacaccccctcccccccaaaaaaaaatatcaactagattaattttctttttcaaaaaggggctgaagtaaaaaatcaaagtattatttctattctaaaacgtgatgacatacaaaaataaaaaaaacatacatcattgtaaaatcaataaattccttattccgttcagaatctaaaatgatatacaaacatttgaatttaattttaaaattcacgaGACAGGTATTGTTAGAAATTCTAAAAGTACTTAGAAAAGTTCAAAACAtacctatcatattataaaaaaacagacAAATGGacactaaaaatctaataaaaatatttctgagaTGGAAGCTAGAAAAATAAACGTTGAATAGCTACTTTATAGTTTTctacatataacataaataaactatatttataacaagtaatgactgttttaatttttttaattttggtaatataaatatatggggGGCCAACACTTGATACTGCCCCGGAGACCTAAATTTACAGTTACGCCACtggtatattgtgtatattatatgttaattttcttACTTGACATTTGTcacgatataatttatttttatagtgggcgtatatttagaaatatcttACCCcaccatttaaaatttatttcagtgCACTATTGTATAAGGCGCTATTATAAATTCTGCGTAATCGtttgtatgaataaataataagtactgCAGTTTGTCGAGCACTCGTTATTGTATGTTGTCGTCgagcattatatattttgcacaTACACAAAATCGCGTCAGGGTCTTTGAACGCGTGGAAAATACGATTTCGCGAATCGTtgcaataactttttttgtcTGTCTGTCCACCGCTATCCACCCACTAACACCAGTCTATCACACCTCGGCTGTCGCCTACTACTGTGCCGGAACCACACGCACATGAGTCGTTTTTTGTTGGGTGGTATTGtgtttgtataataggtacgtgttgctatactatatacactacgtatttgaaatattatataatataaatttatcatgtagagtttttttaaaacaaacatacTACACTATGTTgcttgaaaaattattgtaacgcTTTCGATAGATTTCAGCATGATGGAGTTGACGTATTATTCTTACACGAGCGAGTGATGTGTAACAACTAACAAGTGGTTGTTTTTCATAACAAAAAAAGCCTTTTGTCGAAAAATACAAATGGcaaaacctaatattatattattattatgtgcttaTGATCTGTTACGTTACTTAGTAcgtatcatattttttcaaaaaaaaattagaaacttttagtgtacctatttaaaaaatactacagtggataaatattaatatattataatagatgtaTTGTTTTAGATCATGATTTAATGCTAGATTTATATGGGATCATATTTTACGTTATTCAATATTCCATGATTCTGTGAGACACTAATATTAatggttgattttttttctaatgaataaattacaaaccAACAAATTGTGGAATTTCGATACTATTACATATCATTATGAACAATTCATGATTCATGTAGATACTTTGTTAATCGTGATAGTTGGTTTAAAATCGattcgaatattaaaaaatatactcgcAAGACCCGTCGTGCCAAAACATAAATGTGTATGAAtgtgttttgaatattttgttattattgttgttgttatggTCTTAGTGGGATCTAGGACGACGGTTACAGTGCAACTAGTAAacctatagttattatttatccagGAAAAAGTCCTGTTTGATTTATTGGTTTTGTCGTACATCATCGTCGTGGGTTAACTAATACATCGTTGATTTTAGGTAGGATcgcggttttatttttacacaatgtTTTGGAGTTCCGCCGAGTGGGAATCCGccttaatgaaataatttaatgttattagtcGCGTCACCGCATGGTTCGATTTTACCGGCTATTGCCCTCGGTGCCCCCGAATGATTTCGCACTAAAACGAAACTGCACAATCGCGGGCGTGTTTTTCAGAAATATTTCGCTATCTGAATCGAAActacaaaaatagtaataatattagcgACGGTCAATGATCGACATTCCATACTAcagtaatagtattatatctaCCAACTGTAgcctactgtatattatagatgtatatagaaataattgtaGTTAAAATGTACCTGTCTATACCgcataacaataaatagtaatactgaatatatataatcatataatatacatatatatttaacgtttttcgtttattcattatttctatCGCAGTCAGAACGATTTTTTGTACTAAGGAATACTAATTTttgctttattattttctctaaAACATAAACGAGAAATGATTACCTACTTGAATGTACACGGGGATaccaatagaaaaaaatattatcattaaaatgcaatttaatacaacataaCTTCTTGTtgaacaatatacattttcattaaagttaaatattggAATCTcagtgaataatttaaaaattgtttttcaggATTGTAttcatcatttattattatataaagattATTAAAGTGATTATAACAGAGTCGAGAgccactttaataatattgcatttactcgttatttctatataacaagtaaacagtaaatatatatattttatttttgtaattatacgcGTACATTCAAGGTCACATATGTTTATTTCATTCAAAACTGAGTTTTtggtcaaattattaaattattatctcacGGTTCCtgggaatatattattattattattattattattatgacttatgagtatTATACTGATGATGTAAATCTAATGTAATTTGCTGGaatgtgaaattattaatcaacgtgttatattttttaaagtgatgtattaaaaattagaggaCTAGTTCGAaagtctaaattattattcgcgTATAATTTAACGGAAAATTAGTGAAACCGACCAGCTGACTCaaccataatatgataattaatattaatcaattatcattaattgtcTATGGGTAGATTTGTATAccacacaaatatataataaatataaaatacatccgttggtcgtttttttttgcagtaaaaagtttttaaaaggtgtactaaaattataagattatttggtatttatttttattttccatcacactgtatcatttattttatttagtaactcAAGAATGttgttatagtaaatattgcaTTCTTGACAATACACTTatgaatttagaatttaatatttttgtaagtttatttgtatgaaataccatatttaatattgtaagattgtaaaaatatgtaaaatatgttttgagcATTTTAACATTATGTAAAATCGTTTAACGTTTCCTGAGTTACCAAACTCGTTTATATTGACATTGCaacatgataattaaattgaaattacggAAGTTAAtggttattactttattattcttGGTAAGTtagtataggtaataggtatattatcattcttttatactattaatttaactagggatgaatatttaatgaactaggaacatttttaattaagtatgaaTTTGAttgtgcaataaaaataatcgaaaatataaaaacttgtgttctaaaattattaatgatatattattattattattcatcaaaattaaatattaatatacaaaaatcaagtaaatattttaaattatttatattgtctgttaatcgttattgttatttagaagattacttatttatttgttggataattattattaagtattaaattattgttcagatctatgtcaaaaaaaaaaaaaaacaatagctaTAAAAAGCAGTACCTACGTCATATCTTTTTATCGGAATTTTATTCATTGACAAACActcaataatagttataactaataacctaaaaataatatttgtcattgaaaaaaaaagtcaacttATTTTTGATCGTTTATATGCGTATTAGGGATAACATTAAAaagattcataatatttaaaaacaatacaaaatatatgtaaatacctacattattatttacggaTTTGCGACTTATGTAGGAATTTCAATTTCCTGTAAGtacactataattatatcgtCTTTGGATTTCCTACGCGCTTACGAACTGAACGCTTCGTGCACCAATTACAAtagcatcataataatattataacaatttacggAGCGCGAAACGTATTCGTTAACATTGCAGTGTGCAATCGTCTatgcattgtataatatacaatataacatatctaatattataggtatgtagGCAGTAAGTTCAACGTACCCCTTTAGACGACAAGAAGTCCATTCCTTTGGCGATCTGATAGCAGAACATAATGAGTTCGTGCGACGTCAACGAACTCGGCCCATGAGTATTCGTGTAGTAGTTTATGCCTCGAGAGTTCCGCAACACGCTCTGGAGTTTGCCCAATTTCGCGTACTCCATGACGACGAACAAGGGGTCTGCGGCGGaaacaaaaccaaaaaattaaaaatgtagatacgttttaaatttgaaatatcatCGTTGAACCATAATTTTGTgagtacgtatattattattaatactattaaacattatatagatGTAAATATGTCATCATTTTTCGTTATGCACAAgtgtgtatacctatatggcCATATGGGtgtaggtaaaaaaataataatgaaaaaaagggGAGGAGGATCAacgaattttatcaaatacctAATCATTTATTGTTTGAGAACATGCCACATGCAATattgagtttttattattaaaaatggattattttttactgataTCCGAtacaacgatataataataataatattaatatattgcagATTTATGAAACAGTACCTATTCcaatacattacattacatttttagaaataatgttataaaaaacttattaaacttattaacttttaaaaaacatttttacaaaagactgtttatacaataaatatttaaacgaaaattatcatgataatatgatttttttataaaaagcttTTTGTTACTAAAacatattagattttaatatatatgtacctctCTCTGAACAACATCCCAAAAGTTTTACGACGTGTGGATGCGGCTCCAGCGATTTCATCACCTGCAGTTCCTGTACCAGGTCGAGTCGTTCTCGTTCGCCCGCGTTGTCCTTGAGCGTCTTTACTGCGACTACCATGTTGCCCTTGAACCCTAAAACAATATACGCGtacgcattataatatgtattaatcgtgtttaacatttttaccgcAAGTCGAGATGATATCATCATGATCGTTGTAgtcgataacaatatttttaataactattattattattattattattttatggttgtCATTTAACGCGTAATAGCCGCGGGCGAATGCGTATCTCTTACCCATGACGTTGTACGCCTCGCACTTCCAGACTTGGCCAAAACTTCCTTCGCCCAGTATTGAGCACACCCGCACGTGGTGTCTGGGTATCTCCCACGGGTCGACTTCTTTGATCGCTGATTCCTTGCCACCAGTGTACTGTCCATGGGTCGATGGATCCGAGCCCCAGCTCTCGTACCTGGTGAAAGCCCGTGGTCCGCTCCAGTGGTGCATGACCATCGGATC contains the following coding sequences:
- the LOC113556718 gene encoding tyrosine kinase receptor Cad96Ca — encoded protein: MKSTSWIPAAAVIVLIALCAPQPGLGDLTGSPPTIWVDRNWVVDSTAPVGTVVARVRVSDVGNETVLVYGLEHSTGFNIVQENEDPLPFTIDENGRVTTNTSLTNKEGKNIYLYVTINDGHLTSKTQVWAKVEGPGGGDNRNKLNGGGLPPNFFSSQFRPPPPPSIPINGAGGNFQGVVFTPPNKLPPPGPARTTPPRPPNKVPTVKPTTTTVIATQKTVATDTPIAEASTSPTTAGSIVSSTVVTDPDGNHIPFIFTNTEPESSTINTTAATTTLSSETRNVTEIALTPPTVTTQQPIQNNLVLALVPIVIATVFLTTAGVLACLFRKRLFSSKVKSKKVNSIGKKKSFRSDDPMVMHHWSGPRAFTRYESWGSDPSTHGQYTGGKESAIKEVDPWEIPRHHVRVCSILGEGSFGQVWKCEAYNVMGFKGNMVVAVKTLKDNAGERERLDLVQELQVMKSLEPHPHVVKLLGCCSERDPLFVVMEYAKLGKLQSVLRNSRGINYYTNTHGPSSLTSHELIMFCYQIAKGMDFLSSKGIIHRDLAARNILVTEDRACKISDFGFARDVASSRVYERKSEGRLPIRWMAPESLFDNLYSAKSDVWSFGVLMWEIVTLGSTPYPGVAAADVMKRIRDGYRLDKPQHCRREVYNIMFYCWDKCPDDRPDFAELMGLLDKLLVDETDYIQLDRFPDNAYYNITTCISGERL